A DNA window from Phyllostomus discolor isolate MPI-MPIP mPhyDis1 chromosome X, mPhyDis1.pri.v3, whole genome shotgun sequence contains the following coding sequences:
- the IRS4 gene encoding LOW QUALITY PROTEIN: insulin receptor substrate 4 (The sequence of the model RefSeq protein was modified relative to this genomic sequence to represent the inferred CDS: inserted 2 bases in 1 codon; deleted 2 bases in 2 codons; substituted 2 bases at 2 genomic stop codons): MASCSFRDRVRRRLRTAPGTTTAALAAVATTPLLSLGTPTALIGTRLSCPGAMWLSTTTGSRSHSESDEEDLPVGEEVCKRGYLRKQKHGHRRYFVLKLETADAPARLEYYENARKFRHSVRTAAAAAAASASGAVVPPLIPPRRVITLYQCFSVSQRADARYQHLIALFTQDEYFAMVAENESEQESWYLLLSRLILQSKRCRYGMPSVQPGREPAVLAATAVVEPPFYKDVWQVIVKPRGLGHRKELSGVFRLCLTDEEVVFVRLNTEVASVVVQLLSIRRCGHSEQYFFLEVGRSTVIGPGELWMQVDDCVVAQNMHELFLEKMRALCADEYRARCRSYSVSIRAHLLTLLSTSRHLDMMPLEPGGWLRRSRFEQFCHLRAMGDGEDEMILTRRYITPHESMPHSRQRKLHLARRRRSRRPISVPARFFWTLSPSPVLALQPAEAPSDRACLFSKASGSGSGSSVGKGNPQGQEGQEGNTGNYMPMSNWGSRVGQGSGGNQCLGMGQGSGGGQGSSGSQISSSKGSGGHGAGGNRCSGDVQGLTGGHNSGSGQGASGGHGSGSGQGPGDGHGSGGGMKSGGGKRSGSGKGSDGNVERKKSLKKLSYWGKIIQNKQQQMPPPPPPPPPSPSQPAGATGGKGKSGGRFQVYSCTDTAVAKECKVAKEVKYAETPEGAACGPQRVRTSVENEEDPYVPMRPGVASPLESFSDYMPMAPQNVSTSRKCQSQPSFEDSNGYMMMFPRVSPPPASSPPKTPDPDKEGDSKDNESDSDYMFMAPGAVAILKNPRNPEGDISSKSWSSYFSLPNPFHGSLLEQSDHGEYVSVLSGKLLGKGLDKEASSIRGPSSEGAPKPSVEGFEAALQSFSKPGDWGSSSKSSDDGFPKDKAKRPNRLSFITKGNKVKPKPQKPTCEQREADNSSDCVNIDFTKRSSNMPVPFTQGLPQSWGIIANPRQSAFSHYMNNEFRVPLXNPANVLSNILRAIPGANRFSLDGARWPLLPLFTSATGSNANEEGCEYIEXFNPAMTPALPFAECAICYDAETGRIYAVDPFSECCMDIFLFSSHCSELPTVARLLQEEELERRHPQGCSQTFFTSARAAVSAFPTECLERDLYASLALAPAVVLEPTLAVGHALATASALAAAPSLGTAAAGFEAAAGFNFACVLWFQPVANAASAEAVRGAQVAAGGSNPRAPNPAADLAGGENEADGAMAAAVARTPPPRCGVPRPPEREDSDDNNTYLRNDFARPEDKXFDSPQRGL, translated from the exons ATGGCGAGTTGCTCCTTCAGAGACCGAGTGAGGAGGAGACTGAGAACTGCACCAGGGACTACAACGGCAGCTCTAGCTGCGGTGGCGACCACCCCACTTCTTTCCTTGGGAACCCCAACCGCACTCATTGGGACCAGGTTGTCTTGTCCGGGAGCCATGTGGCTCTCCACTACCACTGGCTCCCGGTCACACTCCGAGTCCGATGAGGAGGACCTTCCCGTAGGCGAGGAAGTCTGCAAACGTGGGTACCTGCGGAAGCAGAAGCATGGGCACAGGCGCTACTTCGTACTCAAACTCGAGACCGCAGATGCCCCAGCTCGGCTGGAATACTATGAAAATGCCAGGAAGTTCCGGCACAGTGTCCGCACAGCAGCGGCTGCAGCAGCAGCGTCAGCCTCGGGTGCCGTGGTCCCCCCGCTCATCCCACCTCGGCGCGTGATCACCCTGTACCAGTGCTTCTCGGTGAGCCAGCGAGCGGATGCAAGGTACCAACACCTCATCGCTCTTTTCACCCAGGACGAGTACTTTGCTATGGTAGCTGAGAACGAGTCAGAGCAAGAGAGCTGGTACTTGCTGCTCAGCCGCCTCATCCTCCAGAGCAAACGCTGCCGCTATGGCATGCCCAGCGTGCAGCCAGGTAGAGAGCCTGCGGTGCTGGCCGCCACAGCGGTTGTGGAGCCACCCTTCTACAAAGATGTGTGGCAAGTAATAGTCAAACCCAGGGGGCTGGGGCATAGAAAAGAGCTGAGCGGCGTGTTCCGACTCTGTCTTACTGATGAGGAGGTTGTGTTTGTGAGGCTGAATACCGAAGTGGCGAGCGTGGTTGTCCAGCTCCTGAGCATCCGTCGCTGCGGGCACTCTGAACAGTATTTCTTCTTAGAAGTAGGCAGGTCCACAGTCATCGGTCCGGGGGAACTCTGGATGCAGGTTGATGACTGTGTAGTGGCTCAAAACATGCATGAGCTCTTTTTGGAGAAGATGAGAGCCTTATGTGCAGACGAATACAGAGCCCGCTGCCGCAGCTACAGCGTCAGCATCAGGGCCCACCTGTTAACCCTGCTGTCCACTAGTAGGCACCTGGACATGATGCCACTCGAACCTGGCGGCTGGCTCAGAAGGTCCCGCTTTGAGCAGTTTTGCCACCTCAGGGCCATGGGTGATGGGGAAGATGAGATGATCCTCACCAGGCGCTACATAACACCCCATGAGTCTATGCCCCACTCCAGGCAAAGAAAACTGCACCTGGCCAGACGGCGCAGGTCCAGAAGACCGATTTCAGTGCCAGCCAGGTTTTTTTGGACCCTATCACCCAGTCCCGTGCTTGCCCTGCAGCCCGCAGAAGCCCCCAGCGACAGAGCTTGCCTGTTTTCTAAAGCATCTGGTTCTGGTTCTGGCAGCTCTGTGGGAAAAGGCAATCCTCAAGGCCAAGAGGGTCAGGAAGGAAACACAGGCAACTACATGCCCATGAGCAACTGGGGCTCAAGAGTTGGCCAGGGGTCAGGAGGAAACCAGTGCTTAGGCATGGGGCAGGGCTCTGGGGGTGGCCAGGGCTCAAGTGGTAGTCAAATTTCAAGTAGCAAAGGCTCAGGGGGCCATGGTGCAGGAGGAAACCGGTGCTCGGGAGATGTCCAAGGCCTCACAGGTGGGCACAATTCAGGCAGTGGCCAGGGAGCCAGTGGTGGGCATGGCTCAGGCAGTGGCCAGGGACCAGGAGATGGCCATGGATCAGGTGGTGGCATGAAGTCTGGAGGGGGCAAAAGATCAGGAAGTGGGAAAGGCTCTGATGGCAATGTTGAACGTAAAAAATCTCTGAAGAAACTATCTTATTGGGgcaaaattattcaaaacaagCAACAGCAAatgccaccacctccaccacctccacctccatctcCATCCCAGCCAGCTGGAGCAACTGGTGGAAAAGGGAAATCTGGGGGAAGATTCCAAGTTTACTCTTGTACTGACACAGCAGTTGCAAAAGAATGCAAAGTAGCCAAAGAAGTCAAATATGCAGAGACTCCAGAAGGTGCAGCTTGTGGCCCCCAGAGAGTCAGAACTTCTGTTGAAAATGAGGAAGACCCGTATGTGCCAATGAGGCCAGGCGTGGCTTCCCCTCTTGAAAGCTTTAGTGATTATATGCCAATGGCTCCTCAAAATGTTTCTACTTCAAGAAAGTGCCAGTCTCAACCCTCTTTTGAAGATTCAAATGGGTACATGATGATGTTTCCCAGAGTAAGCCCACCACCTGCCTCAAGTCCTCCAAAAACACCTGATCCTGATAAAGAGGGTGACTCTAAGGACAATGAGAGTGACAGTGATTACATGTTTATGGCTCCTGGAGCTGTTGCAATTCTCAAAAACCCCAGAAATCCTGAGGGGGACATTTCCTCCAAAAGTTGGAGCTCCTACTTCTCTCTGCCAAATCCTTTTCATGGCTCCCTGTTGGAACAGAGTGACCACGGTGAGTATGTGTCAGTGTTATCTGGAAAACTTCTGGGGAAAGGCCTAGACAAAGAAGCATCATCTATCAGGGGCCCC TCATCTGAAGGGGCCCCAAAGCCTTCAGTGGAAGGCTTTGAAGCTGCCCTTCAGTCATTCTCAAAGCCTGGAGATTGGGGGTCATCTTCAAAGTCTTCAGATGATGGGTTCCCCAAGGACAAGGCTAAGAGACCTAACCGactttcttttattacaaaaggaaataaagtcaaGCCCAAACCACAAAAGCCCACATGTGAGCAGAGAGAGGCTGACAACTCTAGTGACTGTGTCAACATTGACTTCACTAAAAGAAGTAGCAATATGCCAGTCCCTTTTACTCAAGGACTGCCACAGTCATGGGGCATAATTGCTAACCCCAGACAGTCAGCCTTTTCTCATTACATGAATAATGAGTTCAGAGTGCCACTTTGAAATCCAGCAAATGTCCTCTCAAATATTTTACGAGCTATTCCAGGTGCCAACCGCTTCTCTCTGGACGGTGCTAGGTGGCCACTTTTGCCTCTTTTTACCAGTGCTACAGGTAGCAATGCTAATGAGGAAGGGTGTGAGTACATTGA GTTCAACCCAGCAATGACACCAGCCTTGCCTTTTGCTGAGTGTGCCATTTGCTATGATGCCGAAACAGGTCGAATCTATGCGGTCGACCCATTTTCTGAGTGCTGTATggacatttttctcttctctagcCACTGCTCCGAACTACCAACTGTAGCTAGGCTACTGCAGGAAGAAGAGCTAGAGAGAAGGCACCCACAAGGCTGTTCGCAAACTTTCTTTACTTCCGCCAGAGCTGCTGTCTCAGCTTTCCCAACAGAGTGCCTGGAGAGAGACCTGTACGCCTCTTTAGCCTTGGCC CCCGCTGTGGTCCTTGAGCCAACCTTAGCTGTGGGCCATGCTTTAGCCACCGCCTCCGCCCTCGCTGCAGCTCCGAGCTTAGGCACAGCCGCTGCAGGCTTTGAGGCAGCTGCTGGATTTAACTTTGCTTGTGTCCTCTGGTTCCAACCTGTTGCTAATGCTGCTAGTGCTGAAGCTGTAAGGGGTGCCCAGGTTGCTGCCGGTGGCTCGAACCCTAGAGCCCCAAACCCTGCTGCAGATCTTGCTGGAGGTGAGAATGAGGCTGATGGGGCTATGGCCGCAGCTGTGGCTCGCACCCCACCACCTCGCTGCGGAGTGCCGAGACCCCCAGAAAGAGAAGATTCTGATGACAACAACACTTACTTGAGAAATGACTTTGCCAGACCTGAGGACAAGTAGTTCGACTCTCCCCAAAGAGGTTTGTAA